The following proteins are co-located in the Macadamia integrifolia cultivar HAES 741 unplaced genomic scaffold, SCU_Mint_v3 scaffold1224, whole genome shotgun sequence genome:
- the LOC122063168 gene encoding uncharacterized protein LOC122063168 has protein sequence MASCDDDDDDFTLLGDDNQTPPPHHHPHLHHHHHHHHHQNPLNPHPHPHQSFTPHRFVATAAAAAAAAKPTPIHPLPQAQLQQHPPSYPLNNLGPTSAAAAGGGSPKKLAGDEDDADAYSEAAFCEPKCPPPFHDVNPNCFAPEDDANPFAATEDETDPNKSRPGNVRIEKRKDRDELSDGGTPYGYKKSKAGGGSVTVISGGGDYRKDREEWSDTAIGCLLDAYTDKFIQLNRGNLRGRDWEEVSSIVSDRCDKQKSHKSVEQCKNKVDNLKKRYKVERNRVTSGGGTVTASHWPWFKKMEQIVGNSASSRAMSDEDKSMGASSSMLRQNKRYGISTPSPGSLPNNMKSKSLANPRWRRVVFKISGAALAGTGPQNIDPKVTVLIAREVAMASRFGVEVAVVVGGRNFFCGDTWVAATGLERSTAYQIGMMATVMNSILLQSALEKMGVQTRVQTAFQIPEVAEPYSRKRAVRHLEKGRVVIFGGIGAGMGNPLFTTDTAAALRASEINAEALLKGTIVEDVYDSRNNTNNMTFEHLSFQEFVSKGVSSMDMMAVTFCEENGIPVMVFDLNEPGNISRALCGDQVGTLIDQAGRIS, from the exons ATGGCCTCCtgcgacgacgacgacgacgacttCACACTTCTCGGAGACGATAACCAGACACCCCCTCCTCACCATCaccctcacctccaccaccaccaccaccaccaccaccatcagaACCCCCTCAAccctcacccccacccccaccaatcTTTCACTCCTCATCGCTTCGTTGCTactgccgccgccgccgccgccgccgccaaGCCCACTCCGATCCACCCTCTCCCTCAAGCACAACTACAACAACATCCTCCCTCTTACCCTCTCAACAATCTTGGCCCCACCTCCGCCGCCGCTGCAGGCGGCGGAAGCCCCAAGAAGCTTGCCGGTGATGAAGACGATGCCGACGCTTACAGCGAGGCCGCTTTCTGCGAACCCAAGTGCCCTCCCCCGTTTCATGATGTTAACCCTAATTGCTTTGCTCCTGAAGACGACGCCAACCCCTTCGCTGCCACCGAGGACGAAACTGACCCTAACAAATCCAGGCCTGGTAATGTTCGCATCGAGAAGCGAAAGGACCGCGATGAGCTCAGCGATGGTGGTACCCCTTACGGCTACAAGAAATCCAAAGCTGGTGGCGGTTCCGTCACCGTTATCTCTGGTGGAGGCGATTACAGGAAGGATCGAGAGGAGTGGAGTGATACCGCTATTGGTTGCCTTCTTGATGCGTATACGGATAAGTTTATCCAGCTGAATCGGGGGAATCTGAGAGGGAGGGACTGGGAGGAGGTTTCGTCGATTGTGAGTGATAGGTGTGATAAGCAAAAGTCTCATAAGAGTGTGGAGCAGTGTAAGAATAAggtggataatttgaagaagagGTATAAGGTTGAGCGGAATCGGGTGACTAGTGGCGGTGGCACTGTGACGGCTAGTCACTGGCCTTGGTTTAAGAAGATGGAGCAGATTGTTGGGAATTCTGCCTCGTCTAGAGCTATGTCCGATGAAGACAAATCTATGGGGGCCTCTTCTAGTATGCTTAGGCAGAACAAAAG ATATGGAATTTCAACACCTAGCCCAGGTAGCTTGCCGAATAACATGAAGTCTAAATCATTGGCAAATCCTAGATGGCGGCGAGTGGTCTTTAAAATTAGTGGTGCTGCATTAGCTGGGACTGGTCCTCAGAATATTGACCCAAAG GTGACTGTGCTGATTGCTAGAGAGGTTGCAATGGCTTCCCGCTTTGGTGTGGAG gttgctgttgttgttgggGGTCGTAATTTCTTTTGCGGGGACACGTGGGTAGCTGCAACTGGTCTTGAGAGATCTACAGCATACCAGATTGG GATGATGGCTACTGTAATGAACTCAATATTGCTTCAGtcagcattggagaagatgggTGTTCAGACTCGAGTACAAACTGCATTTCAGATTCCAGAGGTTGCTGAGCCATACAGTAGGAAACGGGCTGTTCGGCATCTTGAAAAAGGGAGAGTTGTTATATTTGGTGGTATTGGGGCTGGCATGGGAAATCCTCTTTTCACTACAGATACAGCAGCAGCTTTAAGAGCTTCAGAGA TAAATGCTGAAGCATTACTGAAAGGTACCATTGTTGAGGATGTCTATGACTCCAGAAACAACACCAATAACATGACTTTTGAGCACCTTTCATTCCAAGAGTTCGTTTCCAAAGGTGTTTCCTCTATGGACATGATGGCAGTAACATTCTGTGAAGAGAATGGAATCCCTG TCATGGTCTTTGATCTAAACGAGCCCGGGAACATTTCTAGAGCATTATGTGGAGACCAAGTTGGTACCTTGATTGATCAAGCTGGAAGGATCAGCTGA